A window of Nonomuraea angiospora genomic DNA:
CTGCTCAGTCAGAAGGCCCTGGCCCGGCTGATGCGGGAGGCGGCTGGCGAGGACATGCCGCTGGCCAAGACCGCAAGCTTGTGCCGAAACATCCGCTACTGGGAGGCCGGCACCTACAAACCCAACGCCCTCGACCGCATGCTGCTCTGCAAGGCCCTCGGCACGAGCGAGGCGGAGCTGTTCTGCGGCCAGTCCCCGGAGACCGCGATGCCGCTCCCGGTGAGAGGCTCGGTGGCCAGGCCTGCCGGGGAGCAGTACAGCGACGTTCTGGACCATCTACGGGAGCGTGACAACCTCCTCGGTCCCCGCCATACCATTCCTGCAGTTTGCGAGCAGATCGCCATCCTTGAGCAACTGCTCGTCCCCGCCCGCAGGGCCGATCGAGTCGAAGTGCTCCGCCTTGCGGCTCGCTATGCCGAGTCGGCCGCGTGGCTGTACGAGGACGCCGGCGAGGTGGAGCTGGGCGGGCGCTGGGCTGATCGAGCGGCCACTTGGGCGTACGAGGTCGGCGACGACCACATGATCGCGTGGACCATGTTCCGGCGCAGCCAGCAGGCCATGAGCGGACGGCGGGCCGGTGACGTACTCGGCCTGGCCGCCTCCGCACTCCGACAGGCCGACCGCCTGCCCACGCCGATGCGCACGGCGATCGTCCAGCAGCAGGCACAAGGGCATGCCCTCGACGGGGAAGAGCGGATCTGCCAGCGGCTCCTGGATGAAGCCCACGCGCTGGCATCTGCCGTGAACGACGATGGCGACGCCCG
This region includes:
- a CDS encoding helix-turn-helix domain-containing protein; the protein is MDDQAIPEWAIRLRQARLDRLLSQKALARLMREAAGEDMPLAKTASLCRNIRYWEAGTYKPNALDRMLLCKALGTSEAELFCGQSPETAMPLPVRGSVARPAGEQYSDVLDHLRERDNLLGPRHTIPAVCEQIAILEQLLVPARRADRVEVLRLAARYAESAAWLYEDAGEVELGGRWADRAATWAYEVGDDHMIAWTMFRRSQQAMSGRRAGDVLGLAASALRQADRLPTPMRTAIVQQQAQGHALDGEERICQRLLDEAHALASAVNDDGDARGGHGSFCTPAYVEMQRARCWLELKQPQRAATMDEKAIPGLPPVYRRDRGMALAGLAAAYTGLGNPEQAAVQAVEALDIARAAGSVRIINMLTSVEQTLSIHRRLPSVAAFRLALTNARTN